Below is a window of 'Nostoc azollae' 0708 DNA.
AGTAGGTAGCGCCCGCTTTACAGTCAATATTCGTGGTGACGTTTCTGAAGTCAAGGCAGCTATGGCTGCTGGTGTCGAAGCTGCAGAAAATGTTTATGGTGGCACCTTAGAATCCTGGGTGATTATTCCCCGGCCCCATGAAAATGTTGAAGCAGTTCTTCCTATCGCCTATACAGATGAAGTTCAACAGTATCGAGACTCTGTAGAAAATCCCATCGTTAGATCCTCCAACAGTAGATAGATGAACGGGTGTAGGGGTGTAGGGGTGTAAGGGTGTAGGTGAAGAATAACCTTTTGCCCCTTGAGAGTTATACTCCGGCACGCTGCGCGAACGCTTTAGCGATACGTCAGTCAGTCGCAACCTGGGGGAATCCCGTCCAGCCCAGTGGCGTCCCAAGACCGCGCTGACTCACCTCTTGCTTCCTCAATAGGAACTTACTTACCTTAGTATCGGAAGTGTTAGTTCATGAAAAATTCATACTTTTAGCGATATTCCATGTATTGCGGAAATCGCCCAAAGGAATTACTTAAACTCAGTGATCTCGGTCACATTACACCTACAGCCTATTTATATTAGTATTCTAATACTGAATTCACAAGGAGCTTTTCCCGTTCAGCAAGGTAAATTTCTAACCTTTGTGGATAAACTAACTGTATTTCGACTCAAAAATCTCAACCTGTGATTAACTTGAGTTCTCAATTTCACTATTGAGAACTGCCTTTGGCTGCGAGAGTATCAATACAACAGTTACTCTTTTAGGCAGCTTAAAAAATTTACAAGCAACTTTACTAATAGTATTGTCTAACAAATACCAATAAATGTAAAGAAGTACCTCAAAAATCATTAGAAAAACTTGAAACTTACATAGAAAATATACGTCTTAACTAGTAATTAATAATTTTTACCCCATAAATGGGAAATTAAACGACCTTATTGAGATATTCATGCATGATTTGAGTAGAGTAAGACGTATTAGAAAATCAGTACACAAATTTCCTGAAGAAGTGGATTGAGTATTTATCAGATCAGGGAAAACTAGTAGTTAATAACTATAGGTTTCGATGGCGGTTGTGATGCACACTTTAAAGCAGAGCTTCGAGGAACGCAATCTCACTATGGAAAATGATGCCGCAAAACTGGCGCAATACTGGCAACAGCGACTCGCAGCGGAATGTCCAGAACAAAGTGAGGCGATTAGACAAAGTATTATGCTTTGGTTGTTGGGGGCAGACTTACAGCGATTTGATCTACTCAACTCAAAAGAATTGGAAATTGCCAAACAAGCAATGGAATATCGCTGGCGGATCTTACAGCAGCGATACTTAGGTATGGGGCGAGAACGCGCTTATCGTAACCTACTCAGTCGATTGGGTAGTGTGATGACCCTGAGAAATAAAATTCAGAGGTGGGTTGCTCTCAGTCGCGATCGCCAGCGCAGTGTCATGGACGTATTACAAGAAGTCCTCCAAGAGCTGCTGCAAAGTGACTCATATATGCAGCAGGAAATGTCCACCATCGCGGAGATTACCACAGATAGAAGATTGCAGGACATTTTACTGTTCGCCACCATAGAAGAATATTGTTTGCGTCCAGTGCGTAACCAAGCCCTATTAGTGTATCGCTTTGTGAATTATCTACGCCGCATTCAGCGTGGTGGATTAACCCAAGTTCCTACTAACAACTTAATCAGACTTGTTTCTGACGAAGTGCTTACAGAAGATACAGACAATCCACTCAACCTAGTAGATAATCAAGCGATCACTCAATATCAAGAAGCACAAAAACTAGAAGAACAACAATCACTACGTCAAGCTGTATATGAAGAATTTGAGCAATACTTACTGCAAAACTTAGGTCAACAGGCAGTAGACTGGCTGCAATTATATCTCCAAGGGAAAACTCAAGAAGAAATTGCCAAAAGATTAAATAAGCCCATTAAAAAAGTATACCGACTCAGAGAAAAAATCAGCTATCATGCTGTGCGTGTTTTTGCTATTAAAGGCAAGCCAGAACTTGTTGATAACTGGCTCTCCATTTCCTTACCAGAACACAACTTAGGTCTAACACAACATCAATGGCAACAAATGGAGGAAAAATTAACTTCTCTGGGCAAACAGATCCTCAATCTATTGAAAAAAGGTGACTCCATAGAAGCCATAGCCCAAAATTTACAACTAAAAACCCATCAGGTCTTAGGCGAATGGACAAAAATCTATCTTGCCGCCCAAACCTTAAGAACTCAACAATAACTGAATTTTGGATTGCAAGATTCCAAGCTCAAAGTTATATCTAATGGAAGTTAGGCATTGGGCATTGGGCATTGAAATTTTCCCCTCTGCTCCCCTACACCCTTACACTCTTACACCCATACCCCAGTCTCCTTGCACCAGTAACTTATGCCATATTAAGATATGGTAAGTATTAACTGTGAAGAAACTAAAATTGACACACTTAGTTTTCCGCTATTGACTTAATTCCTTGTGAATATTTCTTTCATGCAAACCGAGGTTTTTAGCGATCTTTTCCCCTTGTTGAGTACAGCCAGTCCCCAAACTTTAGAATGCCTACTCAACATAGCCGTTGAACACGAGTACCCATCTGGACGAGCAGTTTTAATGGAAGATGCTTGGGGTAACGCAGTTTATTTCTTGATTTCTGGTTGGGTGAAAGTCCGGCGTACCAATGGCGATAATTCTGTGACAATAGCCATTTTGGGTCGGGGCGATTTCTTTGGTGAAATGGCGGTTTTAGATGAATCCCCACGTTCAACTGATGTTGTTGCCCTTTCTCCAGTTAAATTGTTGACTGTCTCCAGAGAACGTTTTATCCAAATCTTGTTTAAAGATGCACAGTTACATCACCGAATGCTGCAACTGATGGTGCGACGAGTAAGGCAAATAAATATGCGCTTACAAATGCGGTCTTCACCACCAGCGGTTAAACTCGCTCATACTTTAGTTAGCCTGAATGATAACTATGGTCAGGAGTCAGATCAAGGCAAGGAAATTTATTATATCCCTTTTAAAGATTTGGCAGAAGTAGCCGAAATCAGCTTAGATGAAACTACCAAAATTATGGAGAAACTTCATGAAAGAGGATGGATCAAATGTGTTCCTACTAGCCAGTCTATTTATGTCATTAACTTCAAACAGCTTGAAAATTTGGCTAATAAGTTCTAGTCTGTACTGACTGTAGATGTAGGATGAGTTAATAGCATATTGACTATTAACTATTATCTATAAAGTGTTGACCATTAACTAATAACTCTAGACTTGGCACACAAGATGATTGAACTAATAGCAGTTAGTTTGAAAACTCAAGTTCAGGAAATTGAACCAGCAATTCATTACTGGGTAGCAATGCCCCAACCAGAAAATCATCTGTTTGAGGTGACTTTACATCTTGTAGGCTACCCATTACCAATTCTTGATTTGAAAATGCCAGTATGGACACCAGGGTCTTACTTGGTGCGAGAATACGCTAAGAATTTACAAAACTTTGCTGCCTTTGCTGGGTCTAAACCTTTAAATTGGCGAAAAATTAGTAAAAATCATTGGCAAATTGAAAAGGGAGATGTTTCTGAAGTAGTTCTGGGTTACCGCGTTTTTGCAAATGAGTTGTCAGTACGCACAAATCATTTGGATGCTACCCATGGTTATTTTAACGGTGCGGCGCTGTTTTTACGAATTCCTGGTTGGGAAGAACAACCAATTCATATTACCATTGTCCCACCAAACCCTGAATGGCAAATAACGACAGGTTTATCATCAATTACTGAAGAAACTAATACTTTTTTAGCTGCGGATTTTGATACTCTTGTTGATACTCCTTTTGAGATTGGTAACCATCAATTGTTTAATTTTGAGGTATTGGGAAAACCTCATGAGTTAGCAATCTGGGGACAGGGAAACTGTAAACCCCAAAAGATATTAGAGGACTTTAAGAGAATTATTGAATATGAAGCAGAAATATTTGGCGATTTGCCATATCAAAAGTATGTGTTTCTGCTGCATTTATTCAACCAAGCTTATGGTGGATTAGAACATAAAAATTCCTGTTCATTACTTTATCATCGGTTTGGATTTCGTCTGAAAGATAAATATGAACGTTTTATTCAATTAGTAGCGCATGAATTTTTCCATTTGTGGAATGTGAAGCGAATTCGCCCCAAAGATTTCGAGGTTTTTAATTATGATCAAGAGAACTATACACAGTCTCTTTGGTTTTGTGAGGGAACCACAAGTTACTATGATTTGATAATTCCTTTCCGGGCAGGAATTTATGATATCAAATCTTATTTTCATCATTTAGATCAAGAAATTACCAAATATCAATTAACACCAGGACGAAACGTACAACATCTTTCTGAGTCCAGTTTTGATGCTTGGATTAAACTTTATCGTCCAGATGCTAATAGTGCTAATTCCCAAATTTCTTACTATTTGAAGGGCGAAATGGTATCGCTATTGCTGGATTTATTGATTCGTTCTCGTCATCATAATCAGCTTTCTCTTGATGATGTTATGCTGAAAATGTGGGAACAATTTGGTAAGGCTGAAATTGGTTATACTCCAGAACAACTACAAGAAGTCATTGAATCTGTGGCTGGAATGGATTTATCGGATTTCTTTAAAAGCTACATTCATGGACTAGATGATTTACCTTTTAATGATTATTTAGAACCTTTTGGGTTGCAATTGGTAGAAGAATCTGAACAAGAACCTTATTTGGGTGTGAAAATAAAAACTGAATATGGACGAGAAATAATTAAGTTTGTGGAAATGGGGTCCCCTGCAAACATTGTGGGAATTGATGCTGGTGATGAGTTATTAGCAATTGATGGAATTAAGGTAGGAACAAGCCAGTTGAGTGATCGTTTGCACGATTACCAACCTTACGATACTATCCAAATCACGGTTTTCCATCAAGATGAATTGCGTAACTATTCTGTAAGTTTAGGAAAAGAACATCCGACTAAATATCAGTTGCGGCCAGTAAAAAATCCTAATACTACTCAGCAAGAAAATTTTTCGGGTTGGTTAGGTGTGCAGTTGTCGAGTTTTTGGTAAAAATTCGTAAGCATTCAGCCAGGTAGAAATTGAGGATAATTAGGTATTACAGGGTTAGTATTTGGCTGGTGTCATATCATAATCTACCAAGTAAAGTAGATAAATAAGAAAATACTGATGTTATTAGCAAATTTTTACATCTCTAAAATTAAAATTTACCCCATTCTAAAATTCTATCTAGAATGGGGTAAATAAAACGTAAGCATTCAGCTAATGCCTAACGGCACGCTACGCGAACAGCCTCAGTAATCAGCTTTTTCAGGCTAATGCCAAAAATACCTAAGTAGGTGGGCGGAAAAATTTATAACTATGTCATTATGTCATGGCGAATGCAGCAAAGGGGAATCAAGGAATCCCAAGGGTTTCAAGTAATTTACATTTTGCTACATAGTTATGTTTCTTTGTGTCTACCTACTTATTTGATAATTCACCAATTTCTCAAACATTCTGATTACTGACTCCTGAATTCTTACAATAAAACTAGAAACAATAACTTTTTAGTTATTTATTTTGACTTTTTAAAACACCTGGTTCATGCTGTATAGCTAGAACATCCAAAATATCAGTTTGGGAACAATATTTTAAATCTTCTAAACATTGCAGGCGTAATAATCGCTTACCATGACTAGCTTGGTGGAATAATCCCAATAAGTCATTTTGCCACTGAGAATAAAGTGCAATCGCACTCGCAACTTCATCATTACCAGCTAATTCTTCGAGGGAAGAGTTGGTTTGTTGCCAAATACTATGAGCGATCGCACCAGCACAAACGGTATCTTCTAAAGAAAAACTGCCTTCCCAGCCAGAACCAACAATCCAGACTGTTTTTGGTTGTTTTTCTAGGAGAAACTGCACCACCGAAGCTCGATTAATTAAAGCAGCTGCGAGGACGATCGGGGCATCTTGTATCCGTTGTAAGGCACGAGTACCATTGGTGGTACTAATAAATAAGCGCCTCCCCTCTACCAGTTCTGCGGTGCAATCTAGGGGAGAATTGCCCAATTCAAAGCCATCTACCTTACCACCACCTCGTTCTCCAGCCCGTAATCGTTTTTCAGCAGGCCATTTTTCGCTAACTTCCATTAGTAGGTCTAAATCACTGAAGACTTGCACCGCCTCGCCTCCAGCCGCTAAAACTGTCGCCATTGTGCTAGTGGCTCGCAAGACATCGACGGCGATCGCGCATTCTGGCGCTTCATCAGTTGGGGTTAATTCTGGAGTATGATATACAAATATCTTCACGGGCTAGATATACCTGCTCTATACTACTACTGCGGTTATATTCTACCTACTTCATGTCACCAACTAACAGTACAAAACTCTATCTCTTAATTGATACATAATTACTAAGAAATTATAGAAAGCTTACTAAGCAAGGTTTTAAGCTTTCTGACTTTGTATAATTTCTTCTAATCGAAAACATAGAAAAAACCGGGTCGATTTTCAAGCTCGTGTTTTTGCGATAGCTACGCTTGCTGCAGGCATCGCCCCAAACTCTCTATCTCTTCAATCAAATTCTTAAAATCCAAATCCTCAATATCCCTATTCCGTAACTTGTTAGACGATATCTTCAATCCAGAGTAAATAGTCTTGCTTATATAAAGATACTGCAATCTGTTTCTGTGTCATTTCTGTGTATCCTTTCATTGAGCTAATGTAACCCACATTGTGCACTTCATTTTGAAGTATACACACACTACAATGCAAAAAACTTACAAAAAGCTACGTAGTAAACACATACTTTAAATAGTAGAAAAAATAGACAATACGTAAGGATTCAGGTAGTGGGGTATTGAGAATAAATCCAGGATAAAAGATGAGAAAATGAATGTAAAGGAGCCTGAATTAAGTAAAAATACTCAAAGATATGAATTACTAAAAAGAAGAGTTTAAGAGTAAGAACTTAGATCAATTGGGAATAATAACAGGAATAATAGATGACATAGGAATTGTAGAAAGAATCAATGAGATATTCTTAATAGAGAGTAGAGAGAAAGTGAATGCAGGAGAAATAGTCAAAGCAATCATTATGGACTAGATCTCCTATGGAGACTATGATGTTTATTTCCTCAATTCTTTGAGGGAAAAGCCATAGAACATTTATTAGGAGCGAGAATTGAAGGGGAAGATTTAAATGATGATAAAATAGGCAGAGTAATGGATAAGCTATACAAATATGGATTAACTGAATTCTTCCTAATAATTGCCTTAGAAGTAGTAAAAGAATATGGAGTAGCAACCAAATATTCCCATTTAGGTTCAACCTCATTGCATTTGCATGGAGAGTATAATAATTGCCTAAATAATTTAAGACAAGAATTATTGGACATTTCAGAGCCAGTGCGTTGGGCTAGTGCCCCGACTTGTTAGGGAAGGTCCTCTGAAAGAGGCAGCAACTGGCGTATGTTTTCAAGGGATTTATTTTCTGATGACACAAATAATCCATAGGATTCTGAACTTGACAGAGGAACGTTGTCGAATTTTCCAATTTCTAGCTACAGCTTGTCAAAGGTATTATTTATTTTCTGAGCTTTCAAATCTCTAATTCACTATTGCATAGTCTTGTATTTTCATAAGTGATTGAAAAATTCAAATTAAACATTGTTGTCTAACTAGCTTTTTTTGACACAATGAGAAAGCTGGAACTTTGACGTGCATAATTTATATTTTCATGGCTACTGAATTTTCGAAAAAACTATAGTTCTGAATTCCCTGTAAATGTAGTTTATTTATGCCACTTATCGAACTGCGGAATATGGGTTGTAAGTTTACAGAAGTTTTAATATATTTATGCCGGAATTTTGTATCCCCTGAATACTTCGCGGAAGAAGTTATTCAGGCATCCATGAGCAACCAAAAGGATTGAGAGCAGATTTTTCGTAAAAAGTAGTCGCCAAACAGGGAATATTCCCAACCTTAGAAATGCGGTCACGAATATATTCAAAAAAGCTAATTCCCAACTTACGAGTAGTAGCAACAAGATACATAAAAGTATCCCAGGCCTGAGTCCCTTCGAGAGTCTGAGTGGCATCACTAATATTACCTCGCTGCACCATACATAGCATAGTTCTAGCAGCTAACTCAGCCGGGTTATTGTGCAAAGGCAATTCAGGATGCTCTAAAACATAAAGCAACTCAGAAATTTTGACCAGAGTTAATGGTTTTCGCTCATCCAATTGTTGATAACCACTGTCAGTGTGGAACAACTTCCAAAACTTATACCGGAGTTTATCTGCCGTTTGCTGACTGGGAGAATCTTGACAAGGGAGTAAGTCTCGGTAGTAATTGCAGAAATCATCCAGGAATTTATCTAAAACCTTTTGGTGACAAGCAATAAACGCACTTAACTTCTTATAATTTCTTCCTTCATCTACCCAACACCAAACGATATTATCAGTCAGTAACTTCAATTGAGGAGCATCATCACAGACCAGAGTTTGCACCACTGGCCAATCAGTTTGTTGATGATAGAAAGCAATAGCTGCTGCTTCCATAATCCGAGTCCGTTGTTGTGAACCCAGTTTAAGCAGATGTATATCCAGTAGGGTATGAAACTCTGCCTCACTCAACACAGTTTCTTGAGGTAATACTTGGAGAGGGTTTTGCCATTTAGTTGGTAGTTGAAAATGCTCGAGCAAGTCAATATTCTCTAGGAACTCTAACAACTTGCCTTGGGTCATGTTGCCCCCATAGTACAAGCTGATAATCAAGGTTTTTATTCCTAGACCGAATTCTCCCTCATAACCCCAAGGAGGTTCTGCCAAATAGGTTTTTCCTTCTCATAGTGAGTAGTATTTCTCTTTCCGGAATAGTACGTTATCGGTTGCCAGGATGATGTCTTGGATGATTACTTCTTCATACCCTTTGAACTGCGCCTCTGCTGGCAGTAATTCTTGGGGATATTCTAGTATTTCTTCTCTGTCTATTTTAATCCCAGCCTTCTTACTGCCTTTGTTGTCCTTTTTTGGTGTTTGTCGCTCTTTCTCCAATGAGTGATTACTTGTGAAGCCTTTTTGATTCTTGGCTTTTATCTCTGCCTGACCGTTTTCTCCCTTCAATCGGTTGTTTTCATCTCTTAACCCTTGATTTTCTGCCCGTAATTCTTTAACTTCTGATTGTAACTGCTCTATTAGACTCAGTAATATCTCTACTTTCTGACCCATGGATTCCTCTGAAATTCCTTTTCCCTCAATGCTTTGCACCAACTCTGTTTGTGATAAGTCTTTTGCTAAAATTTTTTGCCTCATGTCTCATATTTTATAACGCCCTGTGTCCCACCCTCAACTTTTTCTTTTTTTCTCTTACCCCTACTTATTCCGCCGATAGATACAATGTTTTAATCTATATTCTTCCTTTTGGCCTTTGCTTCTACCCTGTGGGATCTCGTAACGGAGATTCCGTCTTTACGCGAAACCTTCATCTTTAAATTAGAGCAAAATGACAGTCAACTTGTAATCTAAAAATATAAAGAACATCCTCGCTAAAATTATCGACATGGCTCCTTTACCCGATTATCGGCCTAAACAATTATCCATCGGTCCCTTAGAAGCAGAAATTCTCAGCATCGTCTGGGAACTGAGTTCAGCTACAGTAAAAGATGTACACGACCGCATTCTGGCTGATCCTAACCGCGAATTAGCTTATACATCCGTTACGACTGTCCTCCGTCGTCTGACTGAAAAAGGCTGGTTAGCTTGCGACAAACAGGGAAAAGCATTCTATTGGCGGCCATTGCTAACTAAGCAACAAGCAGAGATGATTAAGGCACATGAACAGTTACAGAGATTTTTAGCAGTGGGTAATCCTGATGTTGTTGCCGCCTTTGCTGATAGTTTAGATCAAGCTGCTAGTGACCAAATAGAAGTGATCGCTAAACGCATTCAAGCCGCACGGGAAGCCAGGGGAGAAAAATAAAATTATGCATCTACTAATGATTCTCACTGCTGTAACCGTAGCCTACAGCTTAAGATACTTCGCTAATATACCCCAAGGTAATTGGCATTTACGATGGGAGCGAACGCTATTTTTATTCCTCTTTCCCCCCCTACTCATTTTCATGACAGCAACAGCAGTAGTTTGCATGGGTACACAAGGGAAAATGGGAGGAATGTATACCAACTCCTCCAGCTATCTACTAGCCTTAATCTTCCTGGTACTTTTCAACATCTTAGGCATCAAACTCACCTTTCAGGGCTGGAAATCCATTAAATCCGCCCGTCAATGTCCACAAATAAATCTAGCTGGTAAACAAGTCAGACTCCTACAAACAGCGGCTTTATTTGCCGGTCAAATGGGTTTTTGGCAACCAGAACTAGTACTTAGTCAAGGATTACTAGACACACTCTCTCCAGCCCACCTAGAAAGTGTCTTAGCACACGAACAAGGGCATTATCAGTATAGGGATACGTTCTGGTTCTTTTGGCTAGGTTGGATGCGTTCCTGCACTGCTTGTTTGCCCAATACAGAATCCTTATGGCAAGAACTGTTAATGTTGCGGGAATTACGAGCTGACAGTTATGCAGCATCCCAAGTAGATCCGTTGGTATTAGCAGAATCTTTGTTATTAGTCGTAAATAGTCAACCCCTAGCATCAGAAGTGTGCTGTGCAGCTTTGGGTTCTTCTGGAGTTGATCGGTTAGAACAAAGAATAGATGCTTTATTAACACCACCAGAAACAACACCAGAAGCTCAATTACAATCCTGGCATATCTTTCTATTTGCTTTCCTACCCTTATTAACAGTAGTTTTTCACACTTGAAATATTTCTCCTCCACGGAACAGCTAGGAGATTAAGTAGT
It encodes the following:
- a CDS encoding carbon dioxide-concentrating mechanism protein CcmK, with translation MSLQAVGSLETKGFPCVLAAADAMVKAGRVTLVGYIRVGSARFTVNIRGDVSEVKAAMAAGVEAAENVYGGTLESWVIIPRPHENVEAVLPIAYTDEVQQYRDSVENPIVRSSNSR
- a CDS encoding HetZ-related protein 2: MAVVMHTLKQSFEERNLTMENDAAKLAQYWQQRLAAECPEQSEAIRQSIMLWLLGADLQRFDLLNSKELEIAKQAMEYRWRILQQRYLGMGRERAYRNLLSRLGSVMTLRNKIQRWVALSRDRQRSVMDVLQEVLQELLQSDSYMQQEMSTIAEITTDRRLQDILLFATIEEYCLRPVRNQALLVYRFVNYLRRIQRGGLTQVPTNNLIRLVSDEVLTEDTDNPLNLVDNQAITQYQEAQKLEEQQSLRQAVYEEFEQYLLQNLGQQAVDWLQLYLQGKTQEEIAKRLNKPIKKVYRLREKISYHAVRVFAIKGKPELVDNWLSISLPEHNLGLTQHQWQQMEEKLTSLGKQILNLLKKGDSIEAIAQNLQLKTHQVLGEWTKIYLAAQTLRTQQ
- a CDS encoding Crp/Fnr family transcriptional regulator — its product is MQTEVFSDLFPLLSTASPQTLECLLNIAVEHEYPSGRAVLMEDAWGNAVYFLISGWVKVRRTNGDNSVTIAILGRGDFFGEMAVLDESPRSTDVVALSPVKLLTVSRERFIQILFKDAQLHHRMLQLMVRRVRQINMRLQMRSSPPAVKLAHTLVSLNDNYGQESDQGKEIYYIPFKDLAEVAEISLDETTKIMEKLHERGWIKCVPTSQSIYVINFKQLENLANKF
- a CDS encoding M61 family metallopeptidase, whose product is MIELIAVSLKTQVQEIEPAIHYWVAMPQPENHLFEVTLHLVGYPLPILDLKMPVWTPGSYLVREYAKNLQNFAAFAGSKPLNWRKISKNHWQIEKGDVSEVVLGYRVFANELSVRTNHLDATHGYFNGAALFLRIPGWEEQPIHITIVPPNPEWQITTGLSSITEETNTFLAADFDTLVDTPFEIGNHQLFNFEVLGKPHELAIWGQGNCKPQKILEDFKRIIEYEAEIFGDLPYQKYVFLLHLFNQAYGGLEHKNSCSLLYHRFGFRLKDKYERFIQLVAHEFFHLWNVKRIRPKDFEVFNYDQENYTQSLWFCEGTTSYYDLIIPFRAGIYDIKSYFHHLDQEITKYQLTPGRNVQHLSESSFDAWIKLYRPDANSANSQISYYLKGEMVSLLLDLLIRSRHHNQLSLDDVMLKMWEQFGKAEIGYTPEQLQEVIESVAGMDLSDFFKSYIHGLDDLPFNDYLEPFGLQLVEESEQEPYLGVKIKTEYGREIIKFVEMGSPANIVGIDAGDELLAIDGIKVGTSQLSDRLHDYQPYDTIQITVFHQDELRNYSVSLGKEHPTKYQLRPVKNPNTTQQENFSGWLGVQLSSFW
- a CDS encoding 2-phosphosulfolactate phosphatase family protein, which codes for MKIFVYHTPELTPTDEAPECAIAVDVLRATSTMATVLAAGGEAVQVFSDLDLLMEVSEKWPAEKRLRAGERGGGKVDGFELGNSPLDCTAELVEGRRLFISTTNGTRALQRIQDAPIVLAAALINRASVVQFLLEKQPKTVWIVGSGWEGSFSLEDTVCAGAIAHSIWQQTNSSLEELAGNDEVASAIALYSQWQNDLLGLFHQASHGKRLLRLQCLEDLKYCSQTDILDVLAIQHEPGVLKSQNK
- a CDS encoding DUF29 family protein; the encoded protein is MQYLYISKTIYSGLKISSNKLRNRDIEDLDFKNLIEEIESLGRCLQQA
- a CDS encoding BlaI/MecI/CopY family transcriptional regulator translates to MAPLPDYRPKQLSIGPLEAEILSIVWELSSATVKDVHDRILADPNRELAYTSVTTVLRRLTEKGWLACDKQGKAFYWRPLLTKQQAEMIKAHEQLQRFLAVGNPDVVAAFADSLDQAASDQIEVIAKRIQAAREARGEK
- a CDS encoding M56 family metallopeptidase; the encoded protein is MHLLMILTAVTVAYSLRYFANIPQGNWHLRWERTLFLFLFPPLLIFMTATAVVCMGTQGKMGGMYTNSSSYLLALIFLVLFNILGIKLTFQGWKSIKSARQCPQINLAGKQVRLLQTAALFAGQMGFWQPELVLSQGLLDTLSPAHLESVLAHEQGHYQYRDTFWFFWLGWMRSCTACLPNTESLWQELLMLRELRADSYAASQVDPLVLAESLLLVVNSQPLASEVCCAALGSSGVDRLEQRIDALLTPPETTPEAQLQSWHIFLFAFLPLLTVVFHT